The following nucleotide sequence is from Candidatus Hydrogenedentota bacterium.
CCCGCGGCCGAAGCCCTCGCCAGGACCCTGGCGACCCACAACGAGGTCGAGGAATTTCACGTCGAGGCCACGCTCCCGCGCTGCGGCGAGAAGGTCTTTGTTCTGTCCACCACGCCCCTGGGGAACGGGGAAACCGGCGGGGCCGTCCTCGCCCTTCGGGATCTGACCCAGGTAACCCGGCTCGAAAAGCAGCTCGCCTCCGACCACCACTACCAGAACATGATCGGGCGTTCCGCGCCGATGCTGGAAGTCTTCAACCTCATCAAGAACGTCGCGGAGACGGATTCCACGGTGCTCATTTACGGGGAAAGCGGCACCGGCAAGGAGCTCGTGGCCGCCGCGCTCCACTACACCAGCCCCCGCGCGAATGGCCCCTTCGTGAAGGTGAATTGCGCGGCCCTCGCCGAGGAAATCCTGGAGAGCGAACTCTTCGGCCACGTCAAGGGCGCCTTCACCGGCGCCATCAAGGACCGCGTCGGGCGCTTCGAGGCGGCCAACCGGGGCACCATCCTGCTTGACGAAGTCGGGGACATCTCCCCGCGCCTCCAGTTGCGCCTGCTCCGCGTGCTCCAGGAGCGCGAATTTGAGCGGGTCGGCGATACCCGGCCCATTCATGTGGATGTACGCATTATCGCCTCCACCAACAAAGACCTGCTCCAGCGAATCCGCGAGGGCAGCTTCCGCGAGGACCTTTACTACCGCCTGAACGTGGTCCGGATCGAACTGCCGCCCCTCCGCGAGCGGCGCTCCGATATCCCCCTGCTCATCGATCACCTCCGCGGCAAGTTCAACCGCGCGTTCAAGAAGGAAATCGCCGGCGTCTCCCCGGATGCCCTCGAATTGATCATGCGCCACCCGTGGTCCGGCAACGTCCGCGAACTCG
It contains:
- a CDS encoding sigma 54-interacting transcriptional regulator; the encoded protein is MSTILIVEDEDVLRLTFARFLESEGHTVETAASYDDAVDRIEETDFQVIVTDIILGGNTGIDLLRHVRETMPKAEVIMITGEPSVETASEAVRLGAFDYLAKPVTGDALKRVVRLALEHIRIVAERDAYAARTDAYRRELETIFHAVKEGIVTVDEKGVIRQVNVAAGQMLGEDIGDLAGRPARDAFTGALAPAAEALARTLATHNEVEEFHVEATLPRCGEKVFVLSTTPLGNGETGGAVLALRDLTQVTRLEKQLASDHHYQNMIGRSAPMLEVFNLIKNVAETDSTVLIYGESGTGKELVAAALHYTSPRANGPFVKVNCAALAEEILESELFGHVKGAFTGAIKDRVGRFEAANRGTILLDEVGDISPRLQLRLLRVLQEREFERVGDTRPIHVDVRIIASTNKDLLQRIREGSFREDLYYRLNVVRIELPPLRERRSDIPLLIDHLRGKFNRAFKKEIAGVSPDALELIMRHPWSGNVRELENCLERAFIVCHENVIKPEHLPREVVCATATVTATHLRALPEPISTRELDRETVYETLAKTDWNVAKSARLLGVARNTLYQRMRTYNLLRPS